A window of the Bombina bombina isolate aBomBom1 chromosome 3, aBomBom1.pri, whole genome shotgun sequence genome harbors these coding sequences:
- the LOC128652249 gene encoding tigger transposable element-derived protein 4-like: MAPRKCNTLTLAMKVKVIEAYTKDKLSVKQCVEKFKCGKTQNYEAIKNKEKIMEEWLAGNGEVKRKAKATGNEDLNKLLWEWFVAARSKNVPISGPILQTQALALAKELGKTDFKASNGWLESFKRRHCIVWNEICGEAKDVDQETVSQWEEKLKMLKEPYATKDIYNGDETGLFFRLLPSKTLAVKREKCTGGKLSKERLTVFLCGNMDGRLEKPLVIGKAAKPRCFKNIDTTQLPVIWRANKKAWMTAELMSEWLKIFDRKMKREGHKVILFLDNATCHPHLKLSNVKLAWFPANTTSVTQPMDQGVIYTMKTHYRKLLLQSLVANISTTQNVHQLAKNDNEELPEIIQVTVEENNDIRSLFQQGGLVDSEIDRYIDIDKELATESTFTNAVELIDQQQDSDENMDDDQSAETTEIPSEPAIKSYQDALEIVHQLQEFALFNNCPELLEPITSTRHLIEKRITNAPRKQATLLALWGQENQ; the protein is encoded by the exons ATGGCTCCTAGAAAGTGCAACACTCTTACTCTTGCTATGAAAGTTAAAGTGATTGAGGCCTACACAAAAGATaagttgtctgtaaaacaatgtgTTGAGAAATTTAAGTGTGGCAAAACACAAAATtatgaagctatcaaaaataaagagaaaatcatggaAGAATGGTTAGCTGGCAATGGCGAAGTGAAGAGGAAAGCGAAGGCAACTGGAAATGAAGATTTAAACAAGCTCCTGTGGGAATGGTTTGTAGCTGCACGCTCTAAAAATGTACCAATTTCTGGTCCTATACTACAAACACAAGCCCTCGCACTAGCCAAAGAATTAGGCAAAACAGATTTCAAGGCATCTAATGGCTGGttggaaagttttaaaaggagGCATTGCATTGTATGGAATGAAATATGTGGAGAAGCAAAGGATGTAGATCAAGAAACTGTTAGCCAATGGGAAGAAAAGCTCAAAATGCTTAAGGAACCATACGCTACAAAAGATATCTACAATGGCGATGAAACTGGCCTATTCTTTAGGTTGCTACCTTCAAAAACTCTGGCTGTTAAACGTGAAAAATGCACAGGAGGAAAGTTATCCAAGGAAAGATTGACGGTGTTCCTCTGTGGAAACATGGATGGGAGATTggagaagcctcttgtgattggtaaggCAGCAAAGCCACGTTGCTTCAAAAACATAGACACTACACAGCTTCCCGTTATTTGGCGTGCAAATAAAAAAGCCTGGATGACAGCAGAACTAATGTCTGAATGGCTCAAGATTTTTGACAGAAAAATGAAGAGAGAAGGTCATAAAGTCATCCTGTTTTTGGATAACGCTACCTGCCATCCACATCTGAAACTTAGCAATGTAAAATTAGCCTGGTTCCCTGCAAACACAACAAGCGTAACACAGCCAATGGACCAAGGTGTTATCTACACGATGAAGACACACTATAGAAAATTATTGCTACAGTCCTTGGTTGCAAACATTTCTACCACACAAAATGTACACCAGCTTGCCAA GAACGATAATGAAGAATTGCCAGAAATAATACAGGTGACTGTAGAAGAAAACAATGATATTCGTTCATTATTCCAGCAAGGAGGTCTTGTTGACAGTGAAATAGACCGTTACATTGACATAGACAAAGAACTTGCGACGGAAAGCACATTTACAAATGCTGTGGAACTTATAGATCAACAACAAGATAGTGATGAGAACATGGATGACGATCAAAGTGCTGAAACTACAGAAATTCCCAGTGAGCCAGCAATCAAAAGCTACCAAGATGCTCTAGAGATAGTTCACCAGTTGCAAGAGTTTGCATTATTTAATAACTGCCCGGAGCTTCTAGAACCAATAACATCCACTagacatttaattgaaaaaaggaTAACCAATGCCCCAAGAAAACAAGCAACATTATTGGCACTGTGGGGACAAGAAAACCAATAA